A genomic segment from Branchiostoma floridae strain S238N-H82 chromosome 7, Bfl_VNyyK, whole genome shotgun sequence encodes:
- the LOC118418917 gene encoding ankyrin repeat domain-containing protein 46-like has product MASMRSNSCTSMENIPSALAQAAIDGDVRTALQLLEDGHDPNQRDSRGRTPLHLAACRGAVDVMRVLVEFGAELSAVDQQGNTAMHMCGHVDTTQFLIDCGLQSDICNSHGLTPYMLAVRRGVKKQVLQLLERQLSQDSRQLYMQPQEEKLLLAAYSPERIETLEHLPTHPSSSQGLWRSVLHDWGQFVEDVGQKRLICLLVVMACLSLFVAYKVTGIVPLMDTREERIEGP; this is encoded by the exons atggcgtcgatGAGAAGTAATTCTTGCACGTCGATGGAGAACATCCCGTCTGCGCTGGCGCAGGCAGCCATAG ACGGAGATGTGCGGACGGCGCTGCAGCTTCTCGAGGATGGGCACGACCCAAACCAGCGGGACAGCCGGGGGCGCACCCCGCTTCACCTGGCAGCCTGCAGGGGTGCCGTGGACGTCATGAGGGTCCTCGTGGAGTTCGGGgcagag TTGTCAGCTGTAGACCAGCAGGGGAACACGGCCATGCACATGTGTGGTCACGTGGACACAACACAGTTCCTCATCGACTGTGGGCTGCAGAGTGACATATG TAACAGCCACGGGCTGACCCCCTACATGCTGGCGGTGCGGAGGGGGGTGAAGaagcag GTGCTGCAGTTGTTGGAGAGGCAGCTGAGTCAGGACAGCAGGCAGCTGTACATGCAGCCGCAGGAGGAGAAG CTACTGCTGGCTGCGTACTCCCCTGAGCGCATCGAGACTCTGGAACACCTCCCGACCCACCCGTCCTCATCACAGGGGCTctggag GTCGGTTCTCCATGACTGGGGCCAGTTTGTTGAGGATGTGGGACAGAAGCGGCTGATCTGTCTCCTGGTCGTCATGGCGTGCCTCTCGCTCTTCGTGGCGTACAAGGTGACGGGGATCGTCCCGCTCATGGACACACGGGAGGAGAGAATAGAGGGGCCGTGA
- the LOC118419265 gene encoding uncharacterized protein LOC118419265, producing MENDSQSRGTDLEEDICAITGNVEKMSIENNNLPQDLQPLPIELVVNNNSINDSHEDTCTATLTSVHGREKHHQEYKSQKTETGLMQPKEEDGNCNVSEDVYLHVAESSSNENDSSICCDDQQITSQQSYNHSVQSEQEGGDTEYRESQHITLHAYMDPGSDNELPGYSDDIDRQDTADDLTGAVDSTEESHHSDFRNVLLPCQLKSDESHEGQVSHEDGYQGQYDDVISEESLLESAAMLQSHVVMLDDPVSPGATMSVEGGEGRQSADMFRNVMLSQVQQQLEDLDRELKMHLVKSEQCLLLHRSKLSSYMEQAETVFSSDDTAGMEGAACGQQEKSWLLPLSEGNQWLKDFADSDSDSSHQEDEEREDSPAAGSYWREELVFANKIQELEKAVEESIAAISPPEAADEEESGEDVITRFRHLPAELVLRILSYLTPRELCGRVATVCRAWYRHAHDPLLWQELDLDFNHDVRAVDLCAAIRRAPLLKVLVMRGRNELTITEVSVFVKYCGMLQHLDMGFCKVLDLTMLHIIVDNCPQLELVNVEGCDSIRDSCLMVLSRLSKLKVLNLSHCTSVTDDGVSHLVRHCPGLTSLNIDGIAWITDSAVKDLAACCPSMRQLYLDGDELTDASIAAVTDSCSQLELLDISFCEGVTDYSVQNIPRLQHLRHLRLKRGFQLSTAVMLHLFRSETLGGLTYLNLTECTAVNNGVVGRIAKCCLALRELHLCWCWDITEEGLEHIINNLSNLHHLDLTGLDKITGACLTKVPSALPHLTFLNLQQCNTVQDEVLSTLVAMVTDLTIVDYYGNDVPPLMTRYP from the exons ATGGAGAACGACAG TCAGAGCAGAGGAACAGACCTAGAAGAAGACATTTGTGCAATAACAGGGAATGTGGAAAAAATGAGCATTGAAAATAACAACCTGCCACAAGATCTACAACCCCTGCCAATAGAACTTGTTGTAAATAACAATAGTATTAATGATTCTCATGAAGACACATGTACAGCTACTCTGACATCAGTACATGGCAGGGAGAAACACCATCAAGAGTATAAGAGTCAGAAAACAGAGACAGGTTTGATGCAACCCAAGGAAGAAGATGGAAATTGTAATGTCAGTGAAGACGTATATTTACATGTGGCAGAATCATCAAGTAATGAAAATGACTCTAGTATATGCTGTGATGACCAACAGATAACATCACAACAATCTTATAACCATTCTGTACAAAGTGAGCAAGAAGGTGGTGATACCGAATACAGGGAATCtcaacatataacgttacatgcttaTATGGATCCTGGTTCTGACAATGAGTTACCTGGATATTCTGATGACATTGATAGACAAGATACTGCAGATGATCTCACGGGTGCTGTAGATTCTACAGAAGAAAGTCACCATTCAGACTTTAGGAATGTACTGTTGCCGTGCCAACTGAAATCTGATGAATCTCATGAAGGTCAAGTAAGCCATGAGGATGGATATCAAGGTCAATATGATGATGTCATAAGCGAGGAGTCGCTGCTAGAATCGGCAGCCATGTTACAG AGCCATGTGGTGATGTTGGATGACCCTGTCAGCCCGGGAGCTACCATGTCTGTTGAGGGGGGAGAAGGACGGCAGTCTGCAGACATGTTCAGGAATGTGATGCTGAGTCAGGTGCAGCAACAGCTGGAAGATCTGGACAGAGAGCTGAAGATGCA CCTGGTCAAGTCAGAGCAATGTCTGCTGCTACACAGGAGCAAGTTGAGCAGCTACATGGAGCAGGCAGAAACAGTCTTCAGCAGTGATGACACAGCAGGCATGGAGGGGGCAGCCTGTG GACAACAGGAAAAGAGCTGGTTGCTGCCTCTTAGCGAAGGCAACCAGTGGCTGAAGGACTTTGCGGACAGTGACTCAGACAGTTCACATCAGGAAGACGAGGAGAGAGAAGACTCTCCTGCAGCTGGCAGCTACTGGAGGGAGGAGCTGGTGTTTGCAAACAAGATCCAGGAGCTGGAGAAGGCCGTGGAGGAGAGCATCGCGGCCATCAGCCCTCCAGAGGCTGCGGATGAGGAGGAATCTGGTGAGGATGTCATCACCAGGTTTCGGCACCTCCCGGCAGAACTGGTGCTCCGCATCCTGTCGTACCTTACGCCGCGGGAGCTGTGTGGTCGCGTGGCGACCGTGTGTCGGGCCTGGTACCGCCACGCGCACGACCCCCTTCTTTGGCAGGAGCTGGATCTGGACTTCAACCACGACGTCCGGGCCGTGGACCTGTGTGCCGCCATCAGGAGAGCCCCCTTGCTGAAGGTGTTGGTCATGCGGGGAAGGAACGAGCTGACTATCACAGAAGTGTCTGTCTTTGTTAAATACTGTGGAATGCTGCAGCACTTGGACATGGGATTCTGCAAG GTCCTGGATCTGACCATGCTGCACATCATTGTGGACAACTGTCCACAGCTGGAGCTGGTGAATGTGGAGGGATGTGACAGCATTAGGGACAGCTGTCTCATGGTGCTGTCCAGACTGTCCAAACTCAAGGTCCTCAACCTGTCCCACTGCACCAGT GTAACAGATGACGGTGTTAGCCACCTGGTCAGACACTGCCCAGGACTGACCTCCCTCAACATTGATGGTATCGCATGGATAACAGACAG TGCTGTGAAAGATCTTGCTGCCTGCTGTCCATCTATGAGACAGCTGTACCTAGATGGAGATGAGCTGACCGATGCCAGCATCGCTGCTGTTACTGACAGCTGCTCACAGCTGGAGCTGCTGGACATCTCCTTCTGCGAGGGGGTCACGGATTACTCCGTACAGAATATTCCA AGGCTGCAGCACCTGAGGCACCTGCGACTGAAGCGTGGCTTTCAGCTGTCCACAGCTGTCATGCTGCACCTGTTCCGGAGCGAGACCCTCGGCGGGCTGACATACCTGAACCTGACCGAGTGTACGGCTGTCAACAACGGGGTGGTTGGAAGGATCGCCAAATG TTGTCTGGCCCTGAGAGAGCTGCACCTATGTTGGTGTTGGGACATCACTGAGGAGGGACTGGAACATATCATTAACAACCTCAG CAATCTGCACCACCTGGACCTGACAGGACTAGACAAGATCACCGGCGCCTGTCTGACCAAAGTTCCCTCCGCCCTCCCTCACCTCACCTTCCTGAACTTACAGCAGTGCAATACG gtacaggacgAGGTTTTGTCCACACTGGTAGCCATGGTAACGGACCTCACAATAGTGGATTACTATGGCAACGACGTGCCACCTCTGATGACTCGTTATCCATGA